Part of the Methylovirgula sp. 4M-Z18 genome is shown below.
TCCGCCGACGCGCTGGGCAAGGCCGATATCCCGTGCGAATGGCATCTATCGCTCGGCATCGGCCATGGCATCGATCAAGGCGGATTGGTGCACGGCGGCCTGTTCATCGCGCAAAGATTCGGCGTGAAGGTGCAGCTTAAGGCACGGTGATTCCTTCTCCCCGAACTGAACTCGGCTGTTGCCGAGTTCAGCATCAAGAATGCACAAACCGGGTAAACCCGGTTTGTGAGCGGGGAGAAGGGAGAACGGCTTATTGTCCGTTTGACGCGCGGCGCTCGCCGGCGTTGCGCGGCTTGCCGCCGTGGAAGCGCCGCCGCTGCTGCTGGCCCGGCTTGCCGCCGGCCTTGTGCCCGCCGAACGGGCGCTGGCCTTGCGGACGGGGAGCCTGCTCGGTTTCCTGGCCGAGCGATGCGCCGGCCTCTGAACCGAGCGGATTGTCGACCGCCGGCACGCGCTGCCGGGTCGTGCGCTCGATATCGCGCAAATAGGCACGCTCGTCGTGGCCGCAGAATGAGATCGCGATGCCCGCGGCGCCGGCGCGCGCGGTGCGGCCGATCCGGTGCACATAGCTCTCCGGCACGTTGGGCAGGTCGTAATTGATCACGTGAGTCACGCCGTCGACATCGATGCCGCGTGCCGCAATATCGGTCGCGACCAGAAGGCGCGATTTGCCGTTGCGGAAAGCCGCGAGCGCGCGCTCGCGCTGGCCTTGCGACTTGTTGCCGTGAATGGCGTCGGCGATGAAACCGGCGGCGCCGAGATGGCGGACGATCTTGTCGGCACCATGTTTGGTGCGGGCAAAGACTAGCGCCCGGGCGATGGATTTGTCTTCCAAGAGCTTATGCAGCAGCGCCTGCTTTTTCGGCTGGTCGCAGAAAATCACCTGCTGGTCGACGCGCTCGGCGGTCGTCGCGACGGGCGTCACCGCAACCTGCTGCGGATTGCGCAGGAGTTCGTTGGCGAGTTCGGCGATCTCCTTCGGCATGGTCGCCGAGAAGAACAGGTTCTGCCGCTGCTTCGGCAATAGTGCGACAAGCCTCTTGATGTCGCGAATAAAGCCCATGTCGAGCATCTGGTCAGCTTCGTCGAGAACCAGGATTTCGACATTGCTCAAGGACAGTGCCCGCTGGCTGACGAGATCGACCAGGCGGCCCGGCGTGGCGACGACGATGTCATGGCCGTTTTGCGCGGCGCGCACCTGCCGGCTGATCGGCACGCCGCCGAAAATCACCGTTGAGTCGAGCTTCAGGTTGCGGCCATAGGCGCGGAACGAGTCGAGGATCTGGCTCGCAAGTTCGCGGGTTGGCGAGAGCACCAGCACCCGGGCCGTGCGCGGCGCGCGCTGCTTCGGGGTCTTGGCGAGATGATTCAGGATCGGCAGGGCGAATGCGGCCGTCTTGCCGGTGCCGGTCTGGGCGATGCCGAGCAGGTCATGGCCGGCCAGGACGAAGGGGATCGCCTGGGCCTGAATCGGGGTGGGGTTGGTATAGCCTTCGGCACTCAGCGCCTTGAGAAGGGGGGCGACGAGACCGAGGTCTTGGAAATGCGACAAGTGATGATCTTTCAAACGTATGCGAGACAAACGGGGCATGCAGCGCCGGGATAGGGGCACTGTCCGGTCGATCCGGCTTGAGGTGAAGACGGCCCCGCGTGACATAGGCAGCCGAAAGTGTCAGCCGGGAGACGGACGAGGCTCAAAAAAGCTCCGCTCACGCACGTCTTGGAAGGAATGGCTGACGTTGCAGCGCAGCATATGGCGGATTTGGCCCAATAAGTCAATCTGTAAACGGTAAAGGGACGCCGCATGGTTTGCAGGGGTCCTCCGCGCGCGCCCGCCTTGACGGACACCGTAAAAGGGAAACAAATCGGGCTATCAAAAGTTTCGGGAGAGTGGGATGCAACTCATTGGCATGATGGATTCGCCTTATGTGCGGCGGGTCGCGATTTCCCTGCGGCTGATGGGCATTGCACATGAGCACCAGCAAATATCGGTGTTTCGCCAGATGGACGAGTTCCGCGCCATCAATCCGGTGATCAAGGCGCCGACGCTCGTGTGCGACGACGGCACCACGCTCATGGAATCCGCGCTGATTCTCGATTATCTCGAGGCGCTCGCCGACCCGGAGCGCAGCCTGATGCCAAAAGACCTTGCCGCCCGGCGGCGGGCGCTTGCCTTGATCGGGCTTGGCCTCGCGGCTTGCGAAAAGTCGATCCAGATCGAATACGAGCGCAAGCGGCCGAAAGAGTTCCACTACGAACCCTGGGTCGCCCGCGTGACCGGGCAGTTGCACGCCGCGATGGAGCTCCTGGAAAAGGCGGCATCCCACGCCAATCCGTGGCTCGTGACACCGCACATGTGCCAAGCGGACGTTACCGTCGCGGTGGCGTGGCGCTTCGTACAATATATCGTGCCGGATCTGGTGCGGGTCACCTCCTATGCCGGGCTCGCGGCCTATGCGGGTCGGGTGGAGCAATTGCCGGAATTCGTCGAGACGCCACTGGAATAAGCCGGGCTTCCCGCACCTGTAGCTTTACGGCTGTGGCCAAGCGAAATCGTCGGCGCGGCCGGGCTTCGGGTCGAGCGGCCGGCCGTCCACCAGCACGCGGGTGGTCAACCGGTTGGCGCCATTGGGCGCGGATGCGCGCTGGTGCTGGGCCAGCGTCCCATCCAGGGCGAGCGGCGCGGCGGTGAGCGCGAGCACCGGACCGGCTGCCGGCTTTTGCGGCAGCACCACATCGGCGGCGGGCGGCAGCGGCAGCGTCTTCAAGATCTCTTCCGGCGACAGAGGTTTGACTTCGGTGCCCACAGGGGCGGCCGGCTGGCTGTCGAGCGGAGCGGGAGCGGGCTGCGAAACCGTCTCCACCGGCTGCTGCGTCGAGCTTTGCGGCAAGCCCGGCGCGCTCACCAGATCGGGCTGAGCTGCCTTGCGCGCCTCGTCGACGGCGTTGCGGATATCGTGATCGATGAAGCTCGCGAGCTTCAACGCCCCGGCCTTGGTGAAATGGATCCCGTCGTTGGTGCGCAATTTCGCCGGCTGGCCGTTCACATCCGGCCCATTGGCGCTGTAATGGCCAGAATCATCGGCAAAGGCGTTCCAGATATCGACATAGGCCGCGCCATTCTTTTCCGCCGCGCCCTTGAAGATTTCGTTCATCGCCACCGCATCGGCTGATAATTTGTCGCTGCTCATGATCGGCAGGCCAACCCAGATCAGCGGAATTTTCTTGTCGTGAAACTGCTGCGCAATGTCTTCGGCACGTTTCACATAGATCTCGCGCCATTGCGGCGTCAGCGGATCATAGGTGCCGCTCGCATCCTTGAGCGGCTGATGGTCGTTGAGGCCGATCATGATCACCGCATAGGTGATCTTGTCGGATCCGGCGAGCAGATCGCGGATCGATTTCGGCCAGTCGTAAAAATCATCGCGCACGAGGCCCGAGGATTCGCGCGCCTTGTTTTGTACCGCGACTTCCGGCCGGTCGCTCAGCGAGTCCTGCAGTCCCTGCTGCGCGAAATAGGCGAGCGAGTCGCCGAACACATCGACGAAGAACGTCGGCTCGACTTTCGGTTGCGCCGGCGTGTCGGGCGCGTATCGCGGTTGCGTCACCGCCGGGCGGGTGAGTTTCGATTGCGGCACGCGGGGTTTGGGCTGTTGGCTCTGGCGCTGCTGTTCCTGAAACCAGAAATTACGCGCACCGCCGTTGTCGCCCTCCGCCCGGACCGGCGCCATCGGCGGCCAGCACAGGAAGAGTATGGCGAGGCTCAAGACGCCAAGAAGCGGCAGCAAAAATCTCATGCGCCTTTATAGCGCATGACAAAGTGGACAGGAATAAGGAGGCAAGCGCCCTCTGCGCCGTCGGTTAATGGACCGACCTCAGGCGCGTCTCGCTTCGATCGCCTCCCAGATGCTCACCGCGAGATCGGGACCGCCGAGGCGCTTGATGGCGCGGATGCCGGTCGGCGAGGTGACGTTGATCTCGGTCAGCAGGCCGTCGATGACATCGATGCCGACGAAAATCAGGCCGCGCTTTTTCAAGTCCGGCCCGATGGCCGCGCAAATTTCCTGTTCGCGCGGGCTCAAGTCCGTCGAGGCGGCAGCGCCCCCGCGCACCATATTGGAGCGAATGTCGTCGCCCTGGGGCAGGCGGTTCACCGCGCCCAGCGCGACGCCATCGACCAGAATGATGCGCTTGTCGCCGTGCTTCACCTCGGGCAGAAACCGCTGGATCATCCACGGCTCGCGGAAGGTGACGGAGAAAAGATCGAACAGCGAGCCGAAATTCACATCTCGCCGCGCCACCTTGAACACGGCCGCGCCGCCATTGCCGTACAGCGGCTTCATGACCACGTCGCCATGCTCCTCGCGGAACGCTTCGATCGTCGCGCGGTCGCGCGAGACGAGCGTCGGCGGCATGAGCTGCGGATAATTCAGCACCAGGATCTTTTCCGGCGCGTTGCGGACCGAGGCCGGATCGTTCACCACCAGCGTTTTGGGATGAATCTGCTCGAGCAGATGGGTCGTCGTGATGTAATGCATGTCGAAGGGCGGATCCTGCCGCAGCAGCACCACATCCATGTCGGCAAGATTCGCCAGCTTTGCCTCGCCGAGCGTGAAATGATCGCCCTTGATGTCGCGCACCTTTACCGGCTGCACGCGGGCGCTGACATCGGTGCCGCGCTGCGACAATGTGTCGGGCGTATAATAGAACAATTGGTGGCCGCGCGCTTGCGCCTCCAGCATCAGCGCGAAAGTCGAATCCCCGGCAATATTGATTTTCTCAATCGGGTCCATCTGGACGGCGACTTTTAACGGCATTTGTCATCCTCAAGCTTCGGTGCGGTATCATATGGGAGCTTAGTGCCGTCTGGCCAGTCACACGGCCGAAGTTCAAATATCAGGCAATTCGAATATGTGCTCGACATGCTGCGGCAGCCGGCCTTTGGCGAGATAGATCGCATCCGCCCGCAAGGTGCAGGACGAGGCCCAAGGAT
Proteins encoded:
- a CDS encoding DEAD/DEAH box helicase, yielding MSHFQDLGLVAPLLKALSAEGYTNPTPIQAQAIPFVLAGHDLLGIAQTGTGKTAAFALPILNHLAKTPKQRAPRTARVLVLSPTRELASQILDSFRAYGRNLKLDSTVIFGGVPISRQVRAAQNGHDIVVATPGRLVDLVSQRALSLSNVEILVLDEADQMLDMGFIRDIKRLVALLPKQRQNLFFSATMPKEIAELANELLRNPQQVAVTPVATTAERVDQQVIFCDQPKKQALLHKLLEDKSIARALVFARTKHGADKIVRHLGAAGFIADAIHGNKSQGQRERALAAFRNGKSRLLVATDIAARGIDVDGVTHVINYDLPNVPESYVHRIGRTARAGAAGIAISFCGHDERAYLRDIERTTRQRVPAVDNPLGSEAGASLGQETEQAPRPQGQRPFGGHKAGGKPGQQQRRRFHGGKPRNAGERRASNGQ
- a CDS encoding glutathione S-transferase family protein; the protein is MQLIGMMDSPYVRRVAISLRLMGIAHEHQQISVFRQMDEFRAINPVIKAPTLVCDDGTTLMESALILDYLEALADPERSLMPKDLAARRRALALIGLGLAACEKSIQIEYERKRPKEFHYEPWVARVTGQLHAAMELLEKAASHANPWLVTPHMCQADVTVAVAWRFVQYIVPDLVRVTSYAGLAAYAGRVEQLPEFVETPLE
- a CDS encoding SGNH/GDSL hydrolase family protein, which codes for MRFLLPLLGVLSLAILFLCWPPMAPVRAEGDNGGARNFWFQEQQRQSQQPKPRVPQSKLTRPAVTQPRYAPDTPAQPKVEPTFFVDVFGDSLAYFAQQGLQDSLSDRPEVAVQNKARESSGLVRDDFYDWPKSIRDLLAGSDKITYAVIMIGLNDHQPLKDASGTYDPLTPQWREIYVKRAEDIAQQFHDKKIPLIWVGLPIMSSDKLSADAVAMNEIFKGAAEKNGAAYVDIWNAFADDSGHYSANGPDVNGQPAKLRTNDGIHFTKAGALKLASFIDHDIRNAVDEARKAAQPDLVSAPGLPQSSTQQPVETVSQPAPAPLDSQPAAPVGTEVKPLSPEEILKTLPLPPAADVVLPQKPAAGPVLALTAAPLALDGTLAQHQRASAPNGANRLTTRVLVDGRPLDPKPGRADDFAWPQP
- the gshB gene encoding glutathione synthase, with amino-acid sequence MPLKVAVQMDPIEKINIAGDSTFALMLEAQARGHQLFYYTPDTLSQRGTDVSARVQPVKVRDIKGDHFTLGEAKLANLADMDVVLLRQDPPFDMHYITTTHLLEQIHPKTLVVNDPASVRNAPEKILVLNYPQLMPPTLVSRDRATIEAFREEHGDVVMKPLYGNGGAAVFKVARRDVNFGSLFDLFSVTFREPWMIQRFLPEVKHGDKRIILVDGVALGAVNRLPQGDDIRSNMVRGGAAASTDLSPREQEICAAIGPDLKKRGLIFVGIDVIDGLLTEINVTSPTGIRAIKRLGGPDLAVSIWEAIEARRA